Proteins encoded by one window of Anaerobiospirillum thomasii:
- a CDS encoding phage holin family protein has protein sequence MERFYIWAAEHSVEVYTTFGLFAAWAVKGYRDYTSGEKKPRFERAISNFMCALLLLVFVVPALEYFDIKPELIPFIGAAFGAMGTESIIMLTSKVFHTVISQRVPVMSQTVAEDIKIKSQTAQQRTPGTSGKMNSSTGGYQVPEPPMPLDKRN, from the coding sequence ATGGAAAGGTTCTACATATGGGCCGCCGAGCACTCCGTTGAAGTCTATACAACCTTCGGCCTTTTTGCTGCATGGGCTGTCAAAGGATATAGGGATTACACCTCAGGCGAGAAAAAGCCACGCTTTGAAAGGGCTATATCTAATTTCATGTGCGCCCTGCTGCTTCTTGTCTTTGTCGTGCCCGCATTAGAATACTTTGACATCAAGCCTGAGCTGATACCATTCATAGGCGCAGCCTTTGGCGCTATGGGTACAGAGTCTATCATCATGCTGACCTCTAAAGTCTTTCACACTGTCATCTCTCAAAGAGTACCGGTTATGAGCCAGACCGTAGCTGAGGATATAAAAATTAAAAGTCAGACAGCACAGCAGAGGACGCCAGGCACATCCGGCAAAATGAATTCAAGCACAGGAGGATATCAGGTGCCTGAACCTCCTATGCCACTTGATAAGAGGAACTGA